The following proteins are co-located in the Cryptococcus neoformans var. neoformans B-3501A chromosome 12, whole genome shotgun sequence genome:
- a CDS encoding hypothetical protein (HMMPfam hit to Pkinase, Protein kinase domain, score: 321.6, E(): 1.1e-93), which translates to MNYVQLEKLGEGTYATVYKGRSRTTSEIVALKEIHLDAEEGTPSTAIREISLMKELKHVNIVRLHDVVHTESKLVLIFEYCEQDLKRYMDIHGDRGALDLNTVKSFTHQLLQGIAFCHDHRVLHRDLKPQNLLINKRGELKIGDFGLARAFGVPVNTFSNEVVTLWYRAPDVLLGSRTYSTSIDIWSVGCIFAEMITGYPLFRGRDNADQLVQIMKIVGTPSDATIAQIKLNSPEIQIKSPLAKHAKQPFQAIIPRAPRDAISLLEHLLQFEPTRRYDAHQAMAHQYFTSGPIAPPTLHENNPAVSSASSLALPPRVAARASQASAAVQAQQAAQAQAQAQAQAQAQAQAAQNAQMMAQQQQQQQQQQQQQQQYEMMMGQQNMQGYYDPQAAAQMQAHQQAQAQAHAAQMQQMAQQGYYMNPNGQHGHHH; encoded by the exons AT GAATTACGTCCAGCTTGAGAAACTTGGTGAAGGTACTTATGCCACTGTGTACAAG GGTCGATCGAGAACGACTTCAGAAATCGTGGCGCTCAAGGAGATCCATCTGGATGCGGAAGAGGGGACACCGAGTACTGCTATTCGAGAGATCAGTCTTATGAAGG AGCTTAAGCACGTAAACATTGTCCGCCTGCACGATGTTGTTCACACCGAATCTAAGCTTGTCCTCATCTTCGAG TACTGTGAACAGGATTTGAAGAGATATATGGATATCCACGGTGATCGCGGTGCTCTGGACCTTAACACCGTCAAGAGCTTTACGCACCAGCTTCTTCAG GGTATCGCATTTTGCCATGATCATCGTGTCTTACATCGAGACCTCAAACCACAAAACCTGTTGATCAACAAACGAGGAGAATTGAAGATTGGTGATTTTGGTTTGGCAAGGGCGTTTGGTGTGCCAGTGAACACGTTCAGTAATGAA GTTGTGACTCTTTGGTACCGTGCACCGGATGTTTTGCTCGGGTCAAGGACGTATAGCACAAGTATTGACATATGGAGTGTCGGATGCAT ATTCGCAGAGATGATCACAGGATACCCTCTCTttagaggaagagataaTGCCGATCAACTGGTGCAGATCATGAAGATCGTCGGCACACCAAGCGATGCCACCATTGCTCAGATCAAGTTGAACTCT CCTGAGATTCAAATCAAGTCTCCTTTGGCTAAACATGCCAAACAGCCGTTCCAGGCAATTATTCCCCGAGCGCCTAGAGATG CCATCAGCCTCCTTgaacatcttcttcaattcgAGCCCACTCGACGGTATGACGCCCACCAAGCTATGGCTCACCAATATTTCACCTCTGGCCCTATCGCCCCTCCCACATTGCATGAGAACAACCCAGCTGTTTCATCCGCTTCatctcttgcccttcctccaagGGTGGCTGCGCGAGCCAGCCAGGCTTCCGCTGCTGTGCAAGCTCAGCAAgctgctcaagctcaagcgCAGGCGCAAgcccaagctcaagctcaagccCAGGCGGCGCAGAATGCCCAGATGATGGctcagcaacagcaacagcaacagcagcagcagcagcagcagcagcagtatgagatgatgatgggacAGCAGAATATGCAGGGGTATTACG ACCCTCAAGCGGCCGCACAGATGCAAGCCCATCAGCAGGCGCAAGCGCAAGCGCATGCAGCCCAGATGCAGCAAATGGCTCAACAAGGGTATTACATGAATCCCAATGGACAGCATGGGCATCACCATTAA
- a CDS encoding hypothetical protein (HMMPfam hit to Mnd1, Mnd1 family, score: 105.7, E(): 1.1e-28): MSKRGLSMEEKKTKMLEIFHESAEFYSLKELEKIAPKSKGIVVQSVKEVLDDLLADEKIVMKWYWQLISDFWALPSAAGATKNTALVKATKELEKIDAGISETQAGLVEAEKGREDTEERRTLLAALQQEEQTSIKLKAELAAFGAADPVRYQKKREAVKVCKDAAVTWTDNTLMLLQYAVSLGVEAAAIRGMLGITEEWEDLKL, from the exons ATGTCAAAACGTGGCCTTTCtatggaggagaagaagacgaaga TGTTGGAAATCTTTCATGAATCG GCCGAATTTTACTCTTTGAAAGAACTTGAGAAAATCGCTCCAA AGAGCAAGGGTATTG TCGTACAAAGTGTGAAAGAAGTACTCGACGATCTT TTGGCTGATGAGAAGATCGTCATGAAGTGGTACTGGCAATT GATATCAGACTTTTGGGCCCTTCCGAGTGCTGCAGGTGCTACA AAAAATACTGCACTTGTCAAAGCCACCAAGGAGCTCGAAAAGATTGACGCTGGCATTTCCGAGACACAAGCAGGGTTGGTAGAGGCAGAAAAGGGCCGGGAAGATACT GAAGAACGCCGTACCCTTTTGGCTGCACTCcagcaagaagaacaaaCTTCTATTAAACTGAAAGCCGAGTTGGCTGCTTTCGGAGCTGCTGATCCAGTTAGGtatcaaaagaagagagaggcGGTGAAAGTCTGCAAGGATGCAGCTGTAACATGGACTG ATAATACATTAATGTTGCTTCAGTACGCTGTGTCGCTAGGGGTTGAAGCCGCGGCCATCAGAGGCATGCTCGGTATAA CggaggaatgggaggaTCTCAAGTTGTGA
- a CDS encoding hypothetical protein (Match to EST gb|CF186921.1|CF186921) codes for MTRGDQRERDRAKALKAQAAKGTKLAGSPQQRREADAKAVAEKQAVCSLC; via the exons ATGACTC GTGGTGACCAGCGTGAACGTGACCGAGCTAAGGCCTTGAAGGCCCA AGCCGCCAAGGGTACCAAGCTTGCTGGTAGTCCTCAACAACGAAGGGAAGC CGACGCTAAGGCTGTTGCCGAGAA GCAAGCGGTATGTTCACTATGCTGA
- a CDS encoding hypothetical protein (Match to ESTs gb|CF182971.1|CF182971, gb|CF182970.1|CF182970; HMMPfam hit to Pribosyltran, Phosphoribosyl transferase domain, score: 90.3, E(): 4.9e-24): MHQIGNSIKLLTGNAHPKLAEAVAARLGITLTPCHVSKFRSLETSVQIHSSVRDEDVFIIQSPSPPDVNDHLMELLIMISACKTASAKRITAVIPCYPYARQDKKDKSRAPITSKLVANLLAVAGADHVITMDLHASQIQGFFDIPVDNLFSEPTMMQYIKSEIPGWRDAIIVSPDAGGAKRATALADQLNLDFALINRKRRRDLAASMCLPTVPPTPTGSDSGSVHSHDIDDESNIVEKMELLVGDVKGKVAILIDDMIDTGHTVRLAAGVLRENGAKEVYALVSHGLLSDTTMENLSDLPVKKLIVTNSIDQTKRVIACNGLLETLDIAPVIAESIRRTHNGESISALFRPHDSF; this comes from the exons ATGCACCAAATAGGAAACTCTATCAAGCTCCTTACTG GCAATGCCCACCCCAAGTTGGCAGAGGCTGTCGCTGCTCGACTCGGcatcaccctcaccccTTGCCACGTTTCAAAGTTCCGCTCCCTTGAAACTTCGGTTCAGATTCACTCTTCCGTCCGAGATGAGgacgtcttcatcatccaatctccttcgcctCCCGACGTCAACGACCATCTTATGGAGCTGCTCATTATGATCTCCGCATGCAAGACCGCTTCAGCCAAGAGAATCACTGCTGTCATTCCTTGTTACCCTTATGCGAGGCAAGATAAGAAGGACAAATCCCGTGCTCCTATCACTTCCAA GCTTGTCGCCAACCTCCTCGCCGTTGCCGGTGCCGACCACGTAATCACCATGGATCTCCACGCCTCTCAAATCCAAGGTTTCTTCGACATCCCCGTTGACAACCTCTTTTCCGAGCCTACAATGATGCAGTACATCAAGTCTGAAATTCCCGGATGGAGAGATGCTATCATCGTTAGTCCTGATGCTGGTGGTGCCAAGCG AGCTACCGCCCTCGCCGACCAACTGAACCTCGACTTTGCCCTCATCAATCGTAAACGTCGGCGGGATCTTGCCGCCTCCATGTGCCTCCCCACCGTTCCCCCTACCCCTACCGGCTCCGACTCTGGCTCTGTCCACTCTCATGACATCGACGACGAATCAAACATTGTTGAGAAAATGGAGTTGCTTGTCGGTGATGTCAAGGGAAAGGTGGCAATCCTCATCGATGATATGATTGACACTGGTCACACAGTCAGGTTGGCCGCTGGTGTTCTGAGGGAGAATGGTGCCAAGGAGGTCTACGCTTTGGTCAGCCACG GCCTTCTTTCTGATACCACCATGGAGAACCTCTCAGACCTACCTGTCAAGAAGCTCATAGTCACCAACTCTATTGATCAGACCAAGCGAGTCATTGCTTGCAACGGTTTACTCGAAACTCTGGATATTGCCCCTGTTATTGCTGAGAGTATCAGACGGACGCACAACGGAGAGTCTATCTCCGCACTTTTCAGGCCGCATGATTCGTTCTAA
- a CDS encoding hypothetical protein (HMMPfam hit to DEAD, DEAD/DEAH box helicase, score: 187.9, E(): 1.9e-53; HMMPfam hit to Helicase_C, Helicase conserved C-terminal domain, score: 114.7, E(): 2.2e-31), which yields MAKIDKKTKLKLNKKSVRAPSKPTTEKKPKKYVTADTLTWKPVKTSSFSGIDGGGGMMMLEELEDVGIEWEETDGGRKIAKFVEVESKTSKGKKNAAQEEPNQEGRGDDEKASSASETEEGKKADDKEAVEEDDEEEFPDFAGFAEEDLNAADEEEHPNLDDEPAFNDDLLPEWSSISLHPSLKRSFLASSFTAPTAIQSRAIPAGITGRDVVGVAETGSGKTLAYSLPILHYLLGQRKSKAGIKRPLSALVLCPTRELALQVMDHLNALLKHALATPDGEKPQGPPRVSVGSVVGGLSAQKQKRILERGCDVIVATPGRLWDLIKADDELATSVRTLRFLVIDEADRMIENGHFAELESIVKLTQRSTAQQGPDDDDPVFQAMATLFEESTAREDMQTFVFSATLSKDLQKNLKRRSRSWKGKGKRSSTLEDLVEKLDFRDENPEVIDLSPEGGVVSSLRESMIESTKDDKDLYLYYFLLRYPGRSIVFVNSIDSIRRLLPLLTLLQLPVFPLHSHLQQKQRLKNLDRFKSNPKGILIATDVAARGLDIPQVDHVVHFNLPRTADAYIHRSGRTARAQNEGFALQLVSPDEKSVQRALMKSLERTHELPDLPIEAGFLPSLRERLRVATEIEKAQHRATKATHDKNWLLEAAEAMDIDIDPSMLDGEDDDPDAPYYKPKKQDRGKGKASVENLKMELKALLQEKLVARGVSIRYPTSGSKVIVDDLIKSTGHGMLLGASTSKAYDQVEKTGKRKLGSGRPGAVKKKKVEGR from the exons ATGGCGAAGATTGACAAGAAgaccaagctcaagctcaacaagaaGTCTGTGAGAGCCCCATCTAAGCCTACTacggagaagaagcccAAAAAGTATGTTACGGCCGACACGCTCACATGGAAGCCCGTCAAAACTTCAAGCTTTTCTGGCATCGACGGTGGGGGCGGTATGATGATGCTTGAGGAGCTCGAAGATGTTGGGATTGAGTGGGAAGAGACCGATGGTGGGAGAAAGATTGCAAAATTTGTCGAAGTGGAAAGCAAGACGAGtaagggcaagaagaacgCCGCGCAAGAGGAACCCAAtcaagaagggcgaggagaCGATGAGAAAGCCTCTTCAGCAAGTGAAACTGAGGAAGGTAAAAAGGCCGATGACAAAGAAGCcgttgaggaggatgatgaagaagagttcCCCGATTTCGCTGGGTTCGCTGAAGAGGACCTCAACGCTgcagacgaggaggaaCATCCCAATTTAGACGACGAGCCTGCTTTCAACG ATGACCTTCTCCCGGAATGGTCTTCTAtttcccttcatccctcCCTCAAGCGTTCTTTCCTTGCATCCAGCTTCACCGCTCCTACTGCCATCCAATCTCGAGCCATCCCCGCTGGAATTACTGGTCGAGACGTCGTTGGTGTCGCCGAAACCGGTTCCGGTAAAACACTCGCTTATTCTTTACCCATTCTCCATTATCTCCTCGGCCAACGCAAATCGAAAGCTGGCATCAAGCGCCCCTTGTCCGCTTTAGTCCTTTGTCCTACAAGAGAACTTGCTCTGCAAGTGATGGACCATCTCAATGCCTTGTTGAAACATGCACTCGCCACTCCAGATGGGGAGAAACCGCAAGGCCCACCTAGAGTCAGCGTTGGCTCTGTCGTTGGTGGTCTAAGTGCGCaaaagcagaagagaaTTTTAGAGAGGGGATGTGATGTCATTGTTGCGACTCCTGGCCGGTTATGGGACCTCATCAAGGCT GATGATGAGCTCGCGACGAGTGTCCGGACATTAAGATTTTTGGTTATTGATGAGGCGGACCGAATGATTGAGAACGGACACTTTGCAGAGTTGGAGAGTATCGTCAAACTTACTCAACGTTCTACCGC CCAACAAGGccctgatgatgatgacccCGTATTCCAAGCTATGGCTACTCTCTTTGAAGAGTCAACGGCTAGGGAGGACATGCAGACGTTTGTTTTCTCCGCTACTCTTTCCAAGGATTTGCAGAAGAACCTcaagaggagaagcagatcttggaaagggaaaggaaaaaggtcATCTACTCTTG AGGATTTGGTGGAGAAGCTTGATTTTAGAGATGAGAACCCCGAAGTTATTGATTTGTCCCCCGAAGGAGGTGTCGTTTCCTCATTGAGGGAGAGTATGATCGAGTCTACAAAGGACGACAAG GATCTCTATCTCTATTATTTCCTTCTCCGATACCCTGGCAGATCTATCGTCTTTGTTAACTCTATCGACTCTATccgtcgtcttctcccccttctcactctcctccaacttcccgttttccctcttcactcccatctccaacaAAAGCAGCGTCTCAAGAACCTCGACCGATTCAAATCCAACCCCAAAGGTATCCTGATTGCAACCGACGTCGCTGCGCGAGGTTTGGATATCCCCCAAGTTGATCACGTTGTTCACTTCAACCTGCCCCGAACGGCGGACGCGTACATTCACCGATCAGGTCGTACTGCTCGAGCCCAAAATGAGGGTTTCGCATTACAACTTGTGTCTCCGGATGAAAAGTCTGTCCAGAGGGCATTGATGAAGAGCCTTGAGCGAACGCATGAGCTACCCGATCTGCCTATCGAAGCCggtttccttccttctcttcgtGAGCGACTGAGAGTGGCGACTGAAATTGAGAAGGCACAACATCGAGCGACCAAAGCAACTCACGATAAAAACTGGTTACTCGAAGCTGCCGAGGCCATGGATATTGATATCGACCCTTCCATGCTcgatggagaagacgatgatcCCGATGCTCCTTATTATAAACCTAAGAAGCAGGATAGgggcaaaggcaaagcaTCTGTGGAGAATTTGAAGATGGAGTTGAAGGCTTTGTTGCAGGAGAAGCTTGTCGCAAGGGGTGTGTCGATCAGGTATCCGACAAGTGGAAGTAAAGTCATCGTGGATGACCTAATCAAATCAACCG GTCACGGGATGTTGTTGGGTGCAAGCACTAGCAAAGCTTACGACCAAGTGGAGAAGActgggaagagaaaattAGGATCTGGGAGACCTGGAGCtgtcaagaagaaaaaggtggagggCCGATGA
- a CDS encoding hypothetical protein (Match to ESTs gb|CF184663.1|CF184663, gb|CF184662.1|CF184662, gb|CF183853.1|CF183853), which yields MVDTQYAFRAQKTAGVADAPAWEVSNRIPAETVGSKCYAYSPNGEWLAYAMNNCVEIIPSHSSSPTPVTLQQANIVALKFSPMSSYLFTFERPVKTESGEMYKNAKAWDVKNGEIVGGWYQKTMEDWEPIITPNETHLLRAGPSDLAIFSPPFAPRPSTRLKIEGIRGIFISDPSALPATSTNSRPIPAYHEPAVAIWIGEKKGAPASLGLWSLSSLMGKNALQANGNGDIQTETRDMPPTTARKAFYKADKLTVKWNNAGTMALFLAQSDVDNSGKSYYGETNLYLVGLDGTFDGLVELDKEGPIYDFAWSPISREFTVCYGYMPARTQMFDLKAKPVYSFGENPRNTLVYQPQGKLLLSAGFGNLAGGIDIWDVSTRNKVAEFKASNASHCEWSPCGRYVLTATLSPRLRVDNGVKIWWCNGQLLHIQPVEELYQASFAPQRVTEIGSFPAIVPKAPEANPSVAAYRPKGETDGVAAKPAGAYRPPGARNRPEGENASASFGSSRGKPGVRTVPGAGGRQPPGSTPGASTGAGGDDKKKRQRKRGGKDKEEEKKDEAPTQEAVKPEVKEEAGEDAVAKKIRNLMKKLKAIDELKTKLAAGEILEKTQLKKIESEAQVKSEIKALGGNV from the exons ATGGTAGACACCCAGTACGCAT TCCGAGCACAGAAGACAGCTGGCGTTGCAGACGCCCCTGCTTGGGAGGTGTCCAACAGAATACCCGC TGAAACTGTTGGCTCCAAGTGCTATGCGTACTCACCTAATGGCGAATGGCTCGCCTATGCCATGAACAATTG TGTTGAGATCATTccttcccattcttcatcaccgaCTCCTGTAACCCTTCAGCAAGCCAACATCGTCGCTCTAAAATTCTCTCCTATGAGCTCTTACCTTTTCACCTTTGAGCGACCCGTTAAAACTGAGAGTGGTGAGATGTACAAGAATGCCAAAGCATGGGATGTCAAGAATGGTGAGATTGTTGGAGGGTGGTATCAGAAGACCATGGAGGACTG GGAACCTATCATCACCCCCAATGAGACCCACCTCCTCCGTGCTGGCCCTTCTGATCttgccatcttctctcctccatttGCCCCTCGTCCTTCAACTCGCCTGAAGATTGAAGGTATCCGaggcatcttcatctctgaCCCTTCAGCTCTCCCTGCCACCTCTACCAACTCGAGACCTATTCCTGCGTACCATGAACCCGCTGTGGCCATTTGGATaggtgagaagaagggtgctCCAGCAAGTCTAGGATTATGgtccctttcttctcttatGGGGAAGAATGCGTTGCAGGCGAATGGCAATGGAGATATTCAGACGGAGACAAGAGATATGCCCCCTACAACAGCGAGGAAAGCGTTTTACAAGGCGGACAAGTTGACTGTCAAGTGGAATAATGCTGGTACAATG GCTCTGTTTCTGGCTCAATCAGATGTGGATAACTCTGGCAAGTCATATTATGGCGAAACCAATCTCTACCTCGTCGGCCTGGATGGCACCTTTGACGGTTTggttgagcttgataaaGAGGGACCTATTTATGACTTTGCTTGGAGTCCTATTTCCCGCGAGTTCACCGTTTGCTATGGATACATGCCCGCCCGAACGCAAATGTTTGACCTCAAGGCCAAACCTGTTTATTCTTTCGGCGAGAACCCTCGAAACACCCTTGTGTACCAGCCCCAAGGCAAACTCCTTCTCAGTGCCGGCTTCGGTAACTTGGCTGGTGGTATAGACATCTGGGACGTGAGCACCCGTAACAAGGTCGCCGAGTTCAAGGCTTCCAACGCTTCCCATTGCGAATGGTCTCCTTGTGGTCGATACGTTCTAACTGCCACCCTGTCTCCTCGTCTGAGGGTCGACAACGGCGTCAAAATCTGGTGGTGTAACGGTCAACTCTTACATATTCAGCCTGTCGAGGAGCTCTACCAAGCTTCATTCGCCCCCCAGCGAGTCACCGAGATCGGTTCCTTCCCTGCCATCGTACCCAAGGCTCCTGAGGCCAATCCTAGTGTGGCCGCCTATAGACCCAAGGGGGAGACAGATGGTGTCGCAGCCAAGCCTGCGGGCGCTTATCGACCTCCGGGTGCGAGAAATAGGCCCGAAGGCGAGAACGCATCTGCGTCATTCGGTTCTAGCAGGGGTAAGCCTGGAGTACGAACCGTTCCCGGCGCGGGCGGTAGACAGCCCCCTGGATCCACGCCTGGCGCCAGTACGGGTGCAGGAGGGGAtgataagaagaagaggcagcgAAAGAGGGGCGGAAAGgataaggaagaggagaaaaaggacgaGGCGCCTACTCAGGAGGCAGTTAAGCCGGAAGTAAAAGAGGAGGCAGGTGAGGATGCGGTTGCCAAGAAGATTAGGAacttgatgaagaag CTCAAAGCTATCGACGAACTCAAGACCAAACTTGCCGCGGGCGAAATTCTCGAGAAGACTCAGCTCAAGAAAATTGAATCTGAAGCGCAAGTTAAGTCGGAAATCAAGGCTTTGGGCGGTAATGTCTAA
- a CDS encoding hypothetical protein (Match to EST gb|CF186787.1|CF186787; HMMPfam hit to Gly_transf_sug, Glycosyltransferase sugar-binding region containing DXD motif, score: 70.0, E(): 6.2e-18) has translation MASKSSSIHPYSPLAYPRRRTSLSVALNSHPLQPPYPYSYPSHRRRAGTMPSQRTRRSRDTSTSLTRKTVIAFLVILSLVLLGTVIVLSTVSYYLAIPSWAYLTETEVAWRAEDVIKPLLEQPRPKLSKRVQWGELDSDVLSYSSTGAAASASTISVDSATMTAETWDEFKEEMEELDAAEEVDEDIATQPEGEAVDTDPTATSSIEEDNGQWGIDGMGTGSYWMRNDWDGRVRDTDSWERLYNVTNRPGENIPRLIHQTWKDDQLPEKWRKAWKECREGMPDYEYMLWTDDLSREFIAKHYPAHLHMYDSYEFPIQRADSIRYFILHHFGGVYMDLDIGCRRRLDPLLQGDWEVILPITKPVGISNDLIFSSKGSAFMDGTVHGLAAFNHKYFSNYPTVMFSTGPMFLSAQYAIFSASHPLTESHPRSEIRVLPKSLYGKNAPISDVPHSFFSHFYGSSWHADDAGFITFLGHWGKRLMWIGVVILICGAIRLIWVKRKAAAGHQYQLLSILPTTRSPSPSGYDTVEASKTCAGSIHVS, from the exons ATGGCCTCAAAGTCATCCTCTATACATCCGTACTCCCCGCTAGCCTATCCCCGCCGCCGCACCTCGCTTTCCGTCGCCCTCAattcccatcctctccagcCTCCCTATCCCTACTCTTATCCCTCCCACCGCCGACGAGCTGGCACAATGCCCAGCCAACGCACAAGACGTTCCCGCGACACATCCACAAGCCTCACACGCAAAACAGTCAtcgccttcctcgtcatcctttccctcgtcctcctcggcACGGTTATCGTGCTTTCCACAGTATCATACTACCTCGCCATCCCCTCATGGGCCTATCTCACAGAGACTGAAGTTGCCTGGAGAGCAGAAGATGTCATCAAGCCTCTTCTTGAACAACCTAGACCGAAACTGTCGAAACGAGTGCAATGGGGAGAGCTCGATAGCGATGTCCTCTCCTACAGCTCGACGGGTGCTGCTGCGTCCGcttccaccatctctgTCGACTCTGCCACCATGACTGCCGAAACTTGGGACGAGttcaaggaggagatggaggagctTGATGCCGCTGAAGAGGTCGATGAAGATATTGCCACACAGCCTGAAGGTGAAGCTGTCGACACAGATCCTACCGCCACCTCATCTATCGAAGAAGATAATGGTCAGTGGGGGATTGATGGCATGGGCACTGGTTCatactggatgcgaaacgACTGGGACGGGCGTGTGCGGGACACCGATAGCTGGGAAAGGCTGTACAATGTTACCAACAG GCCAGGAGAAAACATCCCTAGGTTGATTCACCAGACATGGAAAGACGACCAGCTACCCGAGAAGTGGAGAAAGGCTTGGAAGGAATGCAGAGAAGGCATGCCCGACTA CGAGTACATGCTTTGGACCGACGATCTCTCTCGAGAATTCATTGCCAAGCACTACCCGGCTCACCTTCACATGTACGACTCTTACGAGTTCCCTATCCAGCGAGCGGATTCTATCAGGTACTttatcctccaccacttTGGCGGTGTCTACATGGACCTTGATATCGGCTGTCGAAGACGTTTGGACCCTCTCTTGCAAGGTGATTGGGAGGTCATCCTTCCTATCACCAAGCCCGTCGGTATCTCCAACGACTTGATCTTTTCGTCCAAGGGTTCTGCATTCATGGACGGCACTGTCCACGGTCTTGCGGCTTTCAACCACAAGTACTTCTCCAACTACCCTACTGTCATGTTCTCTACCGG GCCCATGTTCTTGTCCGCCCAATATGCCATTTTCTCCGCCTCACACCCCCTCACCGAGTCTCACCCTCGTTCTGAGATCCGTGTCCTCCCCAAGTCTCTTTACGGGAAGAATGCCCCCATCTCTGACGTGCcccactccttcttctctcacttCTACGGTTCTTCATGGCACGCGGACGATGCTGGCTTTATCACGTTCTTGGGCCATTGGGGCAAGAGACTTATGTGGATTGGCGTCGTAATCCTCATTTGTGGTGCCATTCGTCTGATCTGGGTCAAGCGCAAAGCAGCGGCTGGACATCAATACCaacttctctccatcttaCCCACCACACGCtccccttcaccttctGGTTATGACACAGTAGAGGCTAGCAAAACATGCGCAGGTAGTATACATGTGTCATGA